The following is a genomic window from Balneolaceae bacterium.
CCCGACACCTCGGCATAGGGCTGGAAAAACCACCCCTCCTGATCGCGTCCGAGGCTCTCGTTGTAGTAGGCCGAGACCTGGAACGTGGAGAGGTCGTATTCCTGGGTGGAGTCCGGCAGGCTGGCGTCGAACTGCTTGGTCAGTTCCAGGTTGCGGGTAAACTGATAGGTGGCCGAACCGGTGGTGTGCTGGTTGTAGCGATAGAGAAAGGTATTGGTGAGGCCGGCGCGAAAGAGCTCGAAACCCGACTCCAGCAGGTGCTGTGCGAAGGGGGAGATGACAATGCTGCTCTTGGTGTTGTAGACGTAGGGAAAGAGGTAGTCCAGCCCCAGGGTCTGCTCGAGAAAGGAGGCGCGCGCGGAGGCTGTAAAACGGTGGCCCTCACCGAAAGCGTTGCGGTGAATCCAGCTGAGCTGTCCCCGCAGTTTCTCCTCGTTGCCGAAGCCTGCGGAGACCTCCACCGTTCGCAGGGGATTCTCGCGCAGGCGCACCAGCAGCTCCAGGGTGGAGTCCTGCGGCTGCTCGGGCAGGCTGATGGTGGCGAATCGGAACAGGTGGTGATTGAACAACTCCTGCTGGGCATCCTGCAGCCCCGTAAGGCTGTAGGCCTCACCCTCCTCCAGGCCGGCCTCTCTCGTCACAAAGGCGTCGGATACCGTCTCGTTGCCCTCCACACGCAGGTCGGAATAGTAGGTGCGCGGGCCGGGTTGGAAGCGCAGGATCACGTCGGCGGTCAGCCGCGCCGAATCGATGCGCGCCTCCACGCTCACCTGCGAGAAGGCGTAGCCCATGTTCTTGACCAGATCGTTGAAGCGTCCTATGACCTCCGGCTCGCGAATACTCTCGTAGCGCATGCCCGGCCGGTAGGCGTGGCGCTGCACCGCCTCGCGGAATGTTCTCGATTCCCGTATCGCAAAGGTATCATTCCCGCCGCTGGCAAAATGGTAATCCACCTCGCGGATGGTCACCGGTACTTGCTCGTCCACCGTAAAGACCACCCGCTTCTTCCACTCGGGTCCCAGCGTCTCCACCCGGTGGTTCACCCGCACGTTGATAAAGCCACGGCGCCGGTAGTAGTTGCGCAACCGGATCACGTCCCTGCGCACGTCCAGCTCGACCAGGGGATGTCCCCCGCGGTTCCAGAAACGAAGCTTTTCCCAGAGATTGGGCGTCACGGTGGCGAGCTGGTTCTTGAGGACCAGATCGCTGTAGATCTCGTTGCCCTCAATGGCCAGGCTCCACACCTGCTCCCGGTCGGGCTGCGCCCGTGCATCGGAGGGGAGCGCGGCGCATGCGGCCAGTACCAGGCAGATCGTCATAAGCGGGGCGATATGCTGCCGGGAATAGGTCAGACCGTCGGTGGAGTCGGGTTCACTGGATGCGCGTTAAGATTTGTTCGGGTCCCTAAGAATACAAAATATCCCTCTCGAAACATACGCCCGGGTCTCGTCAGGCCGCCCGTCATTTGCTATATTCATACGAAACCGAAGGTTTAAGAAACCAAAGTATATGCTGATGCGCCACCTCGCAACCGTTTCATGCGTCCTTCGCACGCCGATCCCGGCCTTTCTGCCGCTGTTGGTCCTTCTGCTGATCACCGGATGCGGCACTTCGGAGGAGTTCACCGGTTTCTCCTACGATCCGGAGGGCGTCACCGAGACCGAAACCCGTGACGTGCGTCCCATGCACCGCCGCACCATAGGTATCGCCTCCGAAGACCTCTGGGTGGGCAGCGAGTTCGAGGGGGCGCGCATGAGTGACTTCTACAAGGCGGGCGACTCCCTCTACCGGGTGGTGATCCGTCCCGAGAACGCCCCCATCAACAACAGTCCCTGGTACGCCTTCCGCATCTGGAGTTCCGAGAAACGCGAGCTGCGCCTGCAGCTCAGCTACGAGGACGGCGAGCACCGCTATCTCCCCGAGCTGAGCCGTGACGGAGAGCGTTGGCGTCGCATCGAGGCCTCCCGCTACGAGACCGACACGGCGGAGGGGACCGCCACCCTCCGCCTGGAGGTGGGTCCGCGTCCCCTCTGGGTCAGCGCCCAGGAGCTGGACACCTACGGGCGCTACGCCTCCTGGGCCGATTCGCTCACCGGCACAGCCGCGGTGACGCGCGACACCGTGGGCCGCTCACACCTTGGAAAGCCCGTGGAGAAGCTGACCCTGGACGAGGTGTCCGGGGAGGCTGGCAAACCCGCGGGCGTGCTGGTGATCACCGCACGGCAGCATCCCCCGGAGGTGACCGGCAGCATGGCCTTCCGCGCCTTTTTCGAGGAGCTGGCCGGCCACAGCGAGCTGGCCAGGCGTTTCCGGGCGCGCTTCGCCGTCTGGGCCTACCCCTTCCTGAATCCCGACGGGACGGACCGGGGACACTGGCGGAACAACGCGGGCGGGGTGGATCTAAACCGCGACTGGCGTCCCTTCAATCAGCCCGAAACGCAGGCCGTGCGCGACGACTTGCTGCCGCTTGCCGAGCGCCGGGACCTGCGCGTGTACTACGGCATCGATTTCCACTCCACCGACGAGAACATTTTCTACCCCATCGAGCGCCAGGTGGAGACCTTCCCCGACGACTTGACCTACCGTTGGACCGACGCCGTCACTTCCTCCTTTCCGGAGATCGATTTTGTGATCGACCCCTTCGACACCTCCTCCCCCATCATGAAAAACTGGATCTGGCGTACGTTCGGGGCCGACGCGGTCACCTACGAGGTGAACGACAACGCCGACCGCGGGGAGCTGCGCAGGGTGGCGCGCACCTCCGCCCGCCTCCTCATGGAGCAGCTCCTGGAAGCGTGGGAGTCCAGGGGTTCATAAGGGCTTTATATTCCCTGTATATCCTTATCTTTGGATATGGGACACAACCACGCACATCATCACCGGCACGGCAGCGACCAGACCGAGGGGCGCCTCTGGATCTCCATCGGCCTGAACGCCCTCATCACCCTCGCCGAGTTTGTCGGGGGCATTCTCTCGGGCAGTCTCGCCCTGCTGTCGGACGCCCTGCACAACCTCAGCGACACCGCCTCGCTGGCCATCAGCCTGGTGGCGCGCAAAATTTCCGGGCGGGAGGCCAACCGACGGAAGACCTTCGGCTACCGGCGCGCAGAGATCATCGGAGCCTTCATCAACCTGGTCACCCTGGTACTCATCGCCCTTTTCCTGATCAAGGAGGGCGTGGAACGCTTCTACAATCCCCAGCCCATCGACGGCATGGTGATGTTCGTGGTGGCCATCGTGGGGCTGCTGGGCAACGTGATCACCGCCCTCCTCCTCTATCGCAGCTCCAAAGAGAATCTCAACATCCGAAGTGCCTACATCCACATTCTCTCCGACGCCCTCTCCTCGGTGGGCGTGATCGTAGCGGGCTGGCTCATCCTGCGCTACGGATGGTATATTGTGGATACCTTTCTCACCCTGGTGATTGCCGGCTACATCCTCCTTCAGAGTTACCATATGCTGCGCCAGACCATCGACATTCTGATGGAAGGCACCCCCGCCGAAATTGACTTGCAGGAGCTTACGGCCGGCATGCAGCGGGTGAAAGACGTGCAGGAGGTACACCACATGCACGTGTGGCGGCTGGACGAGCAGAATATTCTGCTGGAGAGCCATGTGGTGATTGACGAGGAGGACCTGCCGCGCATGGAGGTGATCAAATCGCGGCTGAAAGAGTTGCTCGCCACGGAGTACGACATCCGTCACTCCACCCTTGAATTCGAGTTTGAACCCTGCGGGGAGCCGGGTCAACGCCCCTGCAACGAGCTGGAAACCGCACCCGCCAACCACACCGTTTCATGAGTCTTTTACATCTACTGCCTTCCGACGCGCGCCGCCTGCTCCCCTTCCTGGTCCTGCTGTTCGCCGGAGGTGTGCTCTCCTCCTGTGACGCACCGCCGGTGATCCACGACCTTGAGGGACAG
Proteins encoded in this region:
- a CDS encoding BamA/TamA family outer membrane protein, which codes for MTICLVLAACAALPSDARAQPDREQVWSLAIEGNEIYSDLVLKNQLATVTPNLWEKLRFWNRGGHPLVELDVRRDVIRLRNYYRRRGFINVRVNHRVETLGPEWKKRVVFTVDEQVPVTIREVDYHFASGGNDTFAIRESRTFREAVQRHAYRPGMRYESIREPEVIGRFNDLVKNMGYAFSQVSVEARIDSARLTADVILRFQPGPRTYYSDLRVEGNETVSDAFVTREAGLEEGEAYSLTGLQDAQQELFNHHLFRFATISLPEQPQDSTLELLVRLRENPLRTVEVSAGFGNEEKLRGQLSWIHRNAFGEGHRFTASARASFLEQTLGLDYLFPYVYNTKSSIVISPFAQHLLESGFELFRAGLTNTFLYRYNQHTTGSATYQFTRNLELTKQFDASLPDSTQEYDLSTFQVSAYYNESLGRDQEGWFFQPYAEVSGPFGLATYNFQKISFDLRRFTRLTSSTMLATRVQVGALRDLAADSLPNNIRFFQGGTNSVRGWNRQQLGPKRARTDSTGFLRYIPTGGGAMMGFNIEIRQDLDALIRNLGVAAFLDGGQVWNTLRRLDSRPLQLGVGGGLRYRSPLGPLRVDIGYKLNPTDEDLNRYRGVDYGSAWDRIGIHFSIGQAF
- a CDS encoding M14 family metallopeptidase, with the protein product MRHLATVSCVLRTPIPAFLPLLVLLLITGCGTSEEFTGFSYDPEGVTETETRDVRPMHRRTIGIASEDLWVGSEFEGARMSDFYKAGDSLYRVVIRPENAPINNSPWYAFRIWSSEKRELRLQLSYEDGEHRYLPELSRDGERWRRIEASRYETDTAEGTATLRLEVGPRPLWVSAQELDTYGRYASWADSLTGTAAVTRDTVGRSHLGKPVEKLTLDEVSGEAGKPAGVLVITARQHPPEVTGSMAFRAFFEELAGHSELARRFRARFAVWAYPFLNPDGTDRGHWRNNAGGVDLNRDWRPFNQPETQAVRDDLLPLAERRDLRVYYGIDFHSTDENIFYPIERQVETFPDDLTYRWTDAVTSSFPEIDFVIDPFDTSSPIMKNWIWRTFGADAVTYEVNDNADRGELRRVARTSARLLMEQLLEAWESRGS
- a CDS encoding cation diffusion facilitator family transporter; this encodes MGHNHAHHHRHGSDQTEGRLWISIGLNALITLAEFVGGILSGSLALLSDALHNLSDTASLAISLVARKISGREANRRKTFGYRRAEIIGAFINLVTLVLIALFLIKEGVERFYNPQPIDGMVMFVVAIVGLLGNVITALLLYRSSKENLNIRSAYIHILSDALSSVGVIVAGWLILRYGWYIVDTFLTLVIAGYILLQSYHMLRQTIDILMEGTPAEIDLQELTAGMQRVKDVQEVHHMHVWRLDEQNILLESHVVIDEEDLPRMEVIKSRLKELLATEYDIRHSTLEFEFEPCGEPGQRPCNELETAPANHTVS